The genomic stretch AGAACGACGGCATAGGTGGTCAGAGCTTCGCCCTGGCCCATGGCCATGTCTTCGGACAGCTCGTTCATCATGCCGTTCATGGCGAACCAGGACTTGCCGCCGTAGGTCAGCGAAGCCCTGGTCGAGCAGCCGTTGGTGCCGGAGGTCATGCCAAAGGTGGCGTTACCGGAGGTGCCGTTGGTGGTAGAAGCCAGGAAGTGTGCCGGCGTGCCGCGCTGGCCTTCGAACAGCATGTTGCCCCAGCCGCAGTTCGGGCCGCCTGGCGCTTCGGCCATGGCGTTCAGCGAGACCACGGTGAACAGAGTACCCAGAAGAATCCGTTTCATAGCATTTGTTCTCTTTGTCTTAACCAAGGGTCAGGGTTTCTGGCAACTCGGTTGCCAGGTCGGGAAAGCTTTTCACCCACCCGCGCAGCTTGGAGTTTAGGCACGATCTAAAGGTTGCGTTGTTGATTGCGAAAAATTTGCTGTCACATGACTGCACCGGCTGCGACATAAAGTCCCGTGGAGCCTTGCAAGGCGCGCGCGGGCAGCGCCAGAATGCTGCGTATCTGCCCCGCCGAAGTAAGGAAACCCAATGCCCGATCCTGTCGCTGCGCGCCTGCGTCTTGCGCCTGAAGCCCTGACCCGGCGTTTCTCACCCGAGCAGTTTGCCTTTACCCATACCGACGATCTGGAGCCGTTTCGCGGAGTCCTGGGCCAGGAACGTGCTGTCGAGGCCCTGCAGTTTGGCGTGGCCATGCCGCGCCCCGGTTACAATGTGTACGTAATGGGCGAGCCCGGCACCGGGCGCTTCTCGTTCGTCAAGCGCTACCTCAAGGCCGAGGGCAAGCGCCAGCAAACCCCGGCCGACTGGGTTTACGTCAACCACTTCGACGACACCCGTGAACCACGTGCACTGGAGCTGCCGTCCGGAAGCGCCGCCGAGTTCATCAGCGACATGGGCGGATTGATCGACAACCTGCTGTCGACGTTCCCGGCGGTGTTCGAACACCCGTCCTACCAGCAGAAGAAGGGCGCCATCGACCGCGCTTTCAACCAGCGCTATGACCGCGCGCTGGATGTGATCGAGCGCGCGTCGCTGGAAAAGGACGTGGCCTTGTACCGCGATGCCAGCAACGTCGCCTTCACGCCGATGGCCGATGGCAAGGCGCTGGATGAAGCGGAATTTGCCCAATTGCCGGAAGAGGTGCGCGAGCAGTTCCACGAGGACATTGCCCTGCTTGAGGAGCGCCTTAACGAAGAACTGGCCAGCCTGCCGCAATGGAAGCGCGAATCGAACAACCAGCTGCGTCAGCTCAACGAAGAAACCATCACCTTGGCGCTGCAGCCGTTGCTGGCGCCGCTTTCGGAAAAGTACGCCGAAAACGCGGCGGTTTGCGCCTACCTGCAATCGGTGCAGTTGAACCTGTTGCGTACCTTGGTCGAGCAACTGGTCGATGACAGCAAGTCCGACGCCGTGGCCCGCAAGCTGCTCGAAGAGCAGTACGCGCCTAGCCTGGTGGTGGGCCACCACGCTGACGGTGGCGCGCCGGTGGTGTTCGAGCCGCACCCGACCTACGACAACTTGTTTGGCCGTATCGAATACAGCACCGACCAAGGTGCGCTGTATACCTCCTATCGCCAACTGCGCCCAGGCGCGCTGCACCGCGCCAACGGCGGCTTCCTGATTCTGGAAGCCGAGAAGATGCTGGGCGAGCCGTTCGTATGGGATGCGCTCAAGCGAGCGTTGCAGTCGCGCAAGCTGAAGATGGAGTCGCCAATCGGTGAGCTGGGCCGTGTTGCCTCCGTCAGCCTGCAGCCGCAGGTGATTCCGCTGAACGTCAAGTTGGTGATCATCGGCTCGCGCCAGCTGTACTACGCACTGCAGGACCACGACCCGGACTTCCAGGAGATGTTCCGCGTGCTGGTGGACTTCGATGAAGACATGCCGATGGTCGACGAGAACCTGGAGCAGTTCGCCCAACTGTTGCGCACCCGCACCAACGAAGAGGGCATGGCGCCGCTGACTAGCGACGCGGTGGCGCGTCTGGCCACCTACAGTGCTCGTCTGGCCGAGAACCAGTCGCGCCTGTCGGCGCGTATCGGTGACCTGTTCCAGCTGGTCAGCGAGGCTGATTTCATTCGCCAGCTGGCCAGTGACGAAATGACCGATGCGGGCCACATCGAGCGGGCGCTCAAGGCCAAGGCCACCCGTACCGGGCGTGTGTCGCAACGGGTGCTGGACGACATGCTTGCCGGCATCATCCTGATCGACACAGAAGGCGCGGCCATCGGCAAGTGCAACGGGCTGACCGTGCTGGAAGTGGGCGACTCGGCGTTCGGCATGCCAGCGCGTATTTCGGCCACCGTGTACCCGGGCGGCAGCGGTATTGTCGATATCGAGCGTGAGGTCAACCTTGGCCAGCCGATCCACTCCAAAGGGGTGATGATCCTCACCGGTTACCTGGGCAGCCGCTATGCCCAGGAATTCCCGTTGGCGATCTCCGCGAGCATCGCCCTGGAGCAGTCCTATGGCTACGTGGACGGCGACAGCGCCTCGCTGGGCGAAGCCTGCACGCTGATCTCGGCCTTGTCGCGCACGCCGCTCAAGCAGTGCTTCGCAATCACAGGTTCCATCAACCAGTTCGGTGAAGTACAGGCGGTGGGAGGGGTCAACGAGAAGATCGAGGGCTTCTTCCGCCTCTGCGAGGCGCGTGGCCTGACCGGCGAGCAGGGGGTGATCATTCCGCGTGCCAACGTTGCCACCTTGATGCTTGACGAGCGCGTGTTGCAGGCGGTGGAGAACGGCATGTTCCACGTCTACGCGGTCAGTCAGGCGGATGAGGCGCTGAGCCTGCTGGTGGGCGAGGAGGCCGGGGTACTCGACGACAAGGGGCTGTTCACCGAGGGCAGCGTCAATGCCCGTGTGGTGGAGCGCCTGCGGGAAATTGCCGAGATGATCAGCGAGGAAGACATCGAGAAGGCAGAAAAGGAACGCCTTGAAGACGTGATTGCCCAAGCCAAACCGGCCTGAGTCAACAAACTGGCGCTGGCGGCGATGTGCTACCGTTCAGCGCCAGTTTTCCATCTTTCTGAACTGTTCTTCTATGCTGGAACTTAAGGACGGTACAGCGTTCAGGATGGAAACAGCCTGAGGGTTTCGGGCTGAACAAGGCTCATTGGAGGGGACGCGGCCATGCGCAACCTCAGCCTCACACGCCAGTGCCTGGGCCTGGTGACTCGTATCGAATGCAGCATTCGTCCACTGGCCGGGGATAACGGCATGTGGACCCTGCTGTTCGCCGCCGGCATGGCCGGTGAACAACCCTCCGCGATCAAGGCACAGGGGCCGTTTCATGGGCCGCTGGTGGCTGAGTCGGTGCTCAATGCCATTGTCGACAGCCTGACCCTGCATGGTTATCAGGTGGCGGAAGACCCGCAGATCTGGTGTCTGCATTTGCAGGCGCAGTTGCGGCGGATCAATGGTGAGCGGTGTCGCAACCTGGGGGATTACCAGTTTCATCCTGAGAACTGAAGAATGCCGGGGCTGCGGAGCAGCCCCCGGGCTTTTGCTGTAACAGGTGGCTGGCTATACTCGCCGTCGCTTTTTTAGTCACCTGATGAGTCCTGAACTTCATGGAACGTATCCTCGAAAACGCGATGTATGCCTCGCGCTGGCTGCTCGCACCGATCTACTTCGGCTTGTCCCTCGGCCTGTTGGCCCTGGCGCTGAAATTTTTCCAGGAAGTGGTCCACGTCCTGCCCAATGTCTTTGCGTTGAGCGAAGCTGACCTGATCCTGGTGATCCTTTCACTGATCGACATGTCGCTTGTCGGTGGCTTGCTGGTGATGGTGATGATTTCCGGCTACGAGAACTTCGTTTCGCAACTGGACATCGATGAAAGCAAGGAAAAGCTCAACTGGTTGGGCAAGATGGACTCCTCGTCGCTGAAGATGAAGGTTGCCGCGTCGATCGTGGCGATTTCGTCCATTCACCTGCTGCGGGTGTTCATGGATGCGCAGAACATCTCCACCGATTACCTGATGTGGTACGTGATCATCCACATGACCTTCGTGGTCTCGGCGTTTTGCATGGGCTACCTGGACAAGCTGACCAAGCACTGAGTCCCGCCAGGCCTCACTGCAACTCCCGTGGGAGCGGGCATGCCCGCGAACACCGGCAAAGCCGGTGGCAGCCACCGCGTGGCCTGCTTCGCGGGCACGCCCGCTCCCACAGAGATCTAGGCTCAACTGACGAGTGGCGTCAGTCATGCCTTGCGCATTCTCCCTTCCTGTACAAAAAATGAGCTCTCATGCGTGGTTCCCATCGCGAGGTGCTCTCATGAACCTGCATCAGCTCAATACCGAGGCCAGGGCTGGCCATGTCGACGAACTGAACCTGATCGCCATCGAAGGCGGTGACTACCTGCTCGAGGCCCGGGTCAAAGGCCATCCTCACCCCCTGTCCGATACCCGCGGTGAGCGCTTGCGTGTGCACTCGGTGGAAGATGCGCGCAAGTTGCTGCAAACCATCCCCATGGTTTCGATGAACCTGGTGCACTGGTCGGTGCAGGATGAAATGTGCGGTATGGGTACGCACCCGGAAGAAGACCTGAAGTTGCCGATTTCCCAGCGTTCGGCCTGGTAGCTGCTCACAACGCCTCAGTGTGCTAGGCTGCTCGCCCTTTTTATCAAGGGCGCGGCTGCACTGCGCCCTGCAGTGGAGCACGACAATGTCCGAACTCAACCTGTCTACCGATGAAACTCGCGTCAGCTACGGTATCGGCCGTCAGCTGGGCGGCCAGCTGCGCGACAACCCGCCACCGGGCGTCAGCCTGGAAGCCATCCTGGCCGGCCTGACCGATGCCTTCAACGGTGCCGACAGCCGCGTCAGCGAAGCCGACCTGTCGGCCAGCTTCAAGGTCATCCGCGAGGTGATGCAAGCCGAAGCTGCAGCCAAGGCCGAAGCCGCCGCTGCTGCTGGCAAGGAATTCCTGGTCGAGAACGCCAAGCGTGAAGGCATCACCACACTGGCTTCGGGCCTGCAGTTCGAAGTGCTGACCGCTGGTGAAGGCGCCAAGCCGACCCGCGAAGACAACGTGCGTACCCACTACCACGGCACCCTGATCGACGGCACCGTGTTCGACAGCTCCTACGAGCGTGGCCAGCCGGCTGAGTTCCCGGTAGGCGGCGTGATCGCTGGCTGGACCGAAGCCCTGCAACTGATGAACGCTGGCAGCAAATGGCGCCTGTACGTGCCAAGCGAGCTGGCTTACGGCGCCCAAGGCGTTGGCAGCATCCCGCCGCACAGCGTACTGGTGTTCGACGTCGAACTGCTCGACGTTCTGTAAGGTCGTTGGGGCCGCTTTGCGGCCCATTCGCGAGTAAGCCCACCTTTTTCTGTAGGGGTGGGGTTCACCTGCGAAGAGGCCGGCCCTGCCGGCCTCAATTCCAGTCTGTCCCCCCAGGGTGCAATGCCCGCGCATAGCAGAACAGAAACAGATTCCGTACCAGTTCCTTGAGTACCCCCGGTTCACTCGAATTCAGCCCGCTCATGTCCAGGTCACCCTGGTCACGCAGTTCGTCGAGGGCTTCTTCTTCAAGGACCGCGCACACTTCGCCGGTTTCCCGATGAAGAATGCGCAGGTAGGGGTGGGGGCGTTCCAGCCAGGCGTCGATCAGGTAAGTCATGGAGATTCTCCTTGGATAGCGGTTCCAATGAGAATAATTCCTATTACCTAAATGGCAAGCGCCGATTGCCAGATTT from Pseudomonas putida encodes the following:
- a CDS encoding FKBP-type peptidyl-prolyl cis-trans isomerase, with product MSELNLSTDETRVSYGIGRQLGGQLRDNPPPGVSLEAILAGLTDAFNGADSRVSEADLSASFKVIREVMQAEAAAKAEAAAAAGKEFLVENAKREGITTLASGLQFEVLTAGEGAKPTREDNVRTHYHGTLIDGTVFDSSYERGQPAEFPVGGVIAGWTEALQLMNAGSKWRLYVPSELAYGAQGVGSIPPHSVLVFDVELLDVL
- a CDS encoding cation transporter, whose translation is MNLHQLNTEARAGHVDELNLIAIEGGDYLLEARVKGHPHPLSDTRGERLRVHSVEDARKLLQTIPMVSMNLVHWSVQDEMCGMGTHPEEDLKLPISQRSAW
- a CDS encoding TIGR00645 family protein → MERILENAMYASRWLLAPIYFGLSLGLLALALKFFQEVVHVLPNVFALSEADLILVILSLIDMSLVGGLLVMVMISGYENFVSQLDIDESKEKLNWLGKMDSSSLKMKVAASIVAISSIHLLRVFMDAQNISTDYLMWYVIIHMTFVVSAFCMGYLDKLTKH
- a CDS encoding DUF3015 domain-containing protein; its protein translation is MKRILLGTLFTVVSLNAMAEAPGGPNCGWGNMLFEGQRGTPAHFLASTTNGTSGNATFGMTSGTNGCSTRASLTYGGKSWFAMNGMMNELSEDMAMGQGEALTTYAVVLGVAPEDRSYFNSVTHQHFNQIFSSADVTAETVHSNTLAVLKSDPRLAKYATEA
- a CDS encoding AAA family ATPase — encoded protein: MPDPVAARLRLAPEALTRRFSPEQFAFTHTDDLEPFRGVLGQERAVEALQFGVAMPRPGYNVYVMGEPGTGRFSFVKRYLKAEGKRQQTPADWVYVNHFDDTREPRALELPSGSAAEFISDMGGLIDNLLSTFPAVFEHPSYQQKKGAIDRAFNQRYDRALDVIERASLEKDVALYRDASNVAFTPMADGKALDEAEFAQLPEEVREQFHEDIALLEERLNEELASLPQWKRESNNQLRQLNEETITLALQPLLAPLSEKYAENAAVCAYLQSVQLNLLRTLVEQLVDDSKSDAVARKLLEEQYAPSLVVGHHADGGAPVVFEPHPTYDNLFGRIEYSTDQGALYTSYRQLRPGALHRANGGFLILEAEKMLGEPFVWDALKRALQSRKLKMESPIGELGRVASVSLQPQVIPLNVKLVIIGSRQLYYALQDHDPDFQEMFRVLVDFDEDMPMVDENLEQFAQLLRTRTNEEGMAPLTSDAVARLATYSARLAENQSRLSARIGDLFQLVSEADFIRQLASDEMTDAGHIERALKAKATRTGRVSQRVLDDMLAGIILIDTEGAAIGKCNGLTVLEVGDSAFGMPARISATVYPGGSGIVDIEREVNLGQPIHSKGVMILTGYLGSRYAQEFPLAISASIALEQSYGYVDGDSASLGEACTLISALSRTPLKQCFAITGSINQFGEVQAVGGVNEKIEGFFRLCEARGLTGEQGVIIPRANVATLMLDERVLQAVENGMFHVYAVSQADEALSLLVGEEAGVLDDKGLFTEGSVNARVVERLREIAEMISEEDIEKAEKERLEDVIAQAKPA